The sequence below is a genomic window from Chloroflexota bacterium.
CCCGCCGCTGCCACTGAGCTCCGGCGTTGGGCGGGCGCGTCGCAATCATGCGGATCAGCAAGTTCACGATTGACGAAGTTACCCACCGTAGTTACAATCTAATCCATGCGATTTGAATGGGATGAAGCCAAACGACTGGCCAACATTGAGAAGCATGGGATTGATTTTGCCGATGTGCCACTGATGTTTGACGGCGATGTTTTTACGATCGAAGACCAACGCTTTGAGTATGCCGAAACGCGCTACATCACCTTTGGCCTCTTGAAATTTCGCGTCATTGTGGTGGCGCATACGGACGACGACGAAGTCATTCGGATTATCTCGGCTAGAAAGGCAACCAAAAATGAAGAAAAACTCTACTTCAAGGAAATCGGGTACTAACCTGAAACGACTGGATGCCATGACGGATGCCGATATCGACTTTTCGGATATTCCCGAAATCACGCCCGAAATGTTCGCCAAGGGTGTTGTTCGGCGCGGCCTCCAGCCCATCACAAAACGGCAACTCACCTTGCGGCTCGACAGCGATGTGATTGAGTGGTTCAAGAAGCAGGGAAGCGGCTACCAAACCAAGATGAATGCGTTGTTGCGCGCTTATATGAAAGAACACGACAAAGCCGCCGGTTCACGCACGCGAGTCGTAACACGCCGGGGTTAATCCACTACACTTGGGTAGCCCGCCCAACCCCGCGTGCAGGCGACGGCGGGGACTGAGCGGAAATCTAGGGCAAAGGTTCGGCGTCCCCGCCGCGCCTGACGCCAGCCGTTGGGCGGCGCGGACCATCGGAAACGCCTCATCGTTCATGGCGCGGCGAGCGAGTCGGCGCGGGCCAAGGGGCGGGCAGCCGATGAAGGCTGGGTCACGAAAGGTCGGGCGGTCTGGCTCCGCGCAGGTCGCCAAGTTGGGGCGAGTCGCCGCGTTCC
It includes:
- a CDS encoding BrnT family toxin, whose protein sequence is MRFEWDEAKRLANIEKHGIDFADVPLMFDGDVFTIEDQRFEYAETRYITFGLLKFRVIVVAHTDDDEVIRIISARKATKNEEKLYFKEIGY
- a CDS encoding BrnA antitoxin family protein; the protein is MTDADIDFSDIPEITPEMFAKGVVRRGLQPITKRQLTLRLDSDVIEWFKKQGSGYQTKMNALLRAYMKEHDKAAGSRTRVVTRRG